One part of the Gadus macrocephalus chromosome 8, ASM3116895v1 genome encodes these proteins:
- the LOC132463560 gene encoding piggyBac transposable element-derived protein 4-like → MSRDRFDMIWRYLHLEDNLDPALDKSDKLWKIQWFMDLLLHQFQALYEVNGFVSVDESMVKYKGRLAFRQYLPMKLVKWGIKVWVMAESNTGYVNNFQVYTGAIAGKTETGLAYRIVSYLAKPYFGSNLCVYMDNFYTSVKLLLDLQVRGVPLQCFG, encoded by the exons ATGTCAAGGGACCGTTTCGACATGATCTGGAG ATATCTCCATCTAGAAGATAACTTGGACCCTGCCTTGGATAAATCCGATAAGCTGTGGAAGATCCAGTGGTTCATGGACCTCCTCTTGCATCAGTTCCAGGCCCTCTATGAGGTCAATGGGTTTGTGAGCGTGGATGAGTCCATGGTAAAATACAAGGGACGCCTTGCCTTCCGGCAGTACCTCCCCATGAAGCTGGTGAAGTGGGGGATAAAGGTGTGGGTCATGGCAGAGAGCAATACAGGCTACGTAAACAATTTTCAAGTTTACACAGGGGCCATTGCAGGCAAGACCGAGACAGGCCTGGCTTACCGGATTGTGTCATACCTGGCTAAACCGTATTTTGGGTCAaacttgtgtgtttacatggacaacTTTTACACCAGCGTGAAGTTGTTGCTGGATCTGCAGGTCAGGGGTGTGCCTTTACAATGCTTTggttaa